The following proteins are co-located in the Gossypium hirsutum isolate 1008001.06 chromosome A02, Gossypium_hirsutum_v2.1, whole genome shotgun sequence genome:
- the LOC107951440 gene encoding 30S ribosomal protein S13, chloroplastic, with protein sequence MSVSGEEDKRSYERLKLFFSLCLDTEKIERKMAQTLAMPVAPSLSFICNKVSSMSLSNTASLPVSNPPKHHGLSIVCVRVGGVEIPNNKRVEFSLQYIHGIGRTRARKILCDLQMENKITKDLSEEELITIRDEVSKYMIEGDLRRFNALNIRRLKEIQCYRGVRHIQGLPCRGQHTKNNCRTLKGKRVAIAGKKKAPR encoded by the exons ATGTCTGTTTCCGGGGAAGAGGATAAGAGATCCTACGAGCGTCTGAAGCTCTTCTTCTCACTCTGTTTGGATACCgagaaaattgaaaggaaaatggCGCAAACCCTGGCGATGCCCGTTGCACCCTCTCTCTCCTTTATATGCAACAAAGTAAGCTCTATGTCTCTCTCCAACACTGCTTCCCTCCCCGTTTCAAACCCTCCCAAG CATCATGGTCTAAGCATTGTATGCGTTCGTGTTGGCGGAGTGGAAATCCCAAACAACAAGAGAGTGGAATTCTCTCTGCAGTACATCCATGGGATTGGTCGTACGAGGGCTCGTAAAATCCTATGTGATCTCCAAATGGAGAACAAAATCACCAAAGATTTGTCAGAGGAAGAGCTCATTACGATTCGTGATGAAGTCTCCAAATATATGATTGAAGGCGACTTG AGGAGGTTCAATGCTCTTAATATACGGCGATTGAAAGAGATTCAGTGTTACCGAGGGGTTCGCCATATTCAGGGATTGCCTTGTAGAGGACAGCACACCAAAAACAATTGCCGGACTTTGAAGGGTAAGAGAGTTGCCATTGCTGGTAAGAAGAAAGCCCCTCGTTGA